The Acidobacteriota bacterium genomic sequence AAAAAGACTGGCGCCATTGTTCGCGCCAGCCGCAGTAGTTTTCAATCGGCGAAGTGAAAGCGCCGTGTGAAGGCAAAAGGCAAGAGTGAAAACGGTTTTAATTCCGCCAAGGGGCGTTACTAAGACATTGACGCCGAGCAGCACATCAACCAATTTACTGTGCGCTTTTCTACTTTTGCCTTTTGCCTTTTAACTTTTGCCTTTCGCACTAAAACCGTGTGCTATATCTCAAATACACTCCGCGTCCCGGCGCATCCAATCCCGAACTGATGCCGCGATAATTTCTATCGCCGATGTTTTCAAAATCAATCATCACTTCGTGACGTTCAGCGATACGAAACCCGCCGCGCGCGTTGAAAGTGATGTAACCCGGGATGGCTGTGTAAAGCGATGACGAATTGACGCCGACGCCGAGTACACGGTTTTGAATTTGCGCTAAGGTTTCGCCCGTCGCATTCAAACGGTCATCGGCATTGCCGGCAATACCATCGGGTCCCGCATTCACCAGTCCGCGCGCCCTTGCGCCGTTGTTGAAGAAATTGGCGATGCTTGAGCGCGAACGCCCTGCGCCTGTGCGACGGTCACCTAAATCAAGCGACGAAAGTCGCGTCTGCCGGTCAACCGCGTGAACATACGGTTCAAACCAGAATTTGCTTCCCGATGGCGCATAACGCAGTTTCAAATAGAAATCGGCGGGTGGCGTTCCGCCTTCGATATTCGGCGGCAGCCCCGAACGTTTGTCTTCGGCGTGAATGTAGGTGAAAGCCGTCGATGCCGACCAGTGAGCGGCAAGCTTCACTTCCAATGTATGCTCGAATCCATAGAGTCTGACATCATCGAAATTGGCGCGCACCAACACAGGGGTTGCCGAGGCTACGGGAACGAAGACCGTACCATTGGCGAGTTGTTGAGTGATGGTCTGGTCGCCCAGTCTTAAACCGACTGCGCCCTGCGGTAAAATGAGCGCCTGTTTTTGAATGTTGTCGGAGATGTCATTGATGAAGAAAGCGAAGTCGGTATCGAAGCGTTGATTGCGATAGCGCGCGCCGAAATCGTAAGTCAAATTGCTTTCGGGTTTGAGTTGTTCGACCGGAAGCCCTGACGACACGGCGCTGCTTGCCGCAGAGGTTCCGACAAACCCACCAAGCCCTGCAACATCGGGCGCGGCGATTTCAAAACCATCACCCGTAAGTCCGAGCGTGCCTAAATCGGTGATGTGCGGCGCGCGCAAACCTCTGGCGATATTAAAAACAAAATTCAAGCCTTCAACGGGCGAGATGACCGCGCCTGCGCGAAAGGTGACGGCGTCTATGTCGAATGAATCATCGGGCCATAACCGTCTGCCATTGACCACAGGCGAATTGGCGGCGCGTGAATCATAAGCGTATCTGCTGTAGCGCACACTGCCAATCAATCGCAATTTGCTGCTGATGACATCGAAGACATCCTGCGCGTAGACGCCGCCGCTTTTGAACTCGGCATCATCGGGCACGCGCCCGCGCCTTAAAGTCGAAACCTGGGTTACGGGATTGACGCCGAATGATGGCGCGTTGATACCTTCGCTATAAAATTCACCGCCGAGCAAAAAGTTATTGCGCGAACCGATTTGTTTATTGGCGAAAGCCTGAAGCCCATGCACATTGGTGCGTTCATACTCGTGATTGATCGACGCATTGCGATTGCCGTTGCCGCCTTGATTGACGCGCTCTTCGCGTTGCGAGTTGAATGAATATCCCGCAGAAAAGCTATCGAACCAGCCAAAATTCATGCGGTTATAACGCACATAAAACAGGTCAAGCATGAAGTTGCGCAGGTCAGCAATCAAATTGCCATCGCCGCCAAGCAACTGATCCCAACGTTTGCCGCCATCAATCTGGCTGCGAATATAGCTGGTGATAAACTGGTCTTTGGTGGTTGGCGAAAAATTCATTTTCAACATGCCGCCATATTGCGTAAACGCAGTATCGGGTATGCGGTCATCAATCACCAGATCGGAACTCAGGTTGAAAAAGCGCGTCACCGCATTGTGCGAATCGCGTTCATGCCCGGTGCGCAAATTATTGACGCGATGTCCCGCGAAATTCGCCAGGAGTCCGAAATGTCTGGTTGAATAACCGGTCGTCAGGCTTGAACCGAAACTGGCATCGGCGGTGTTGCCAAACAGGCTCAAACGACTTTCGCTTTGCGGGGTTTCGGTAAGCGCAGGGGTGCGCGTCAGATATTGAATGCTGCCGCCGAGCGCGTCGCTGCCGTATTGCGCGCTGTTGGGTC encodes the following:
- a CDS encoding TonB-dependent receptor, which produces MSKSLMSALHKTFAALSILLLTFVTLVNPTFATTITKLTGSVKDSRGDAIVDANVVLLTAQQATVASTKTDTQGRFNFDDIPEGNYLLIVSAKGFADRREAINTRLSTAEVSVTLEPRIDAETVTVTANTGLVESVENTTQQVNVINEEVIAERAKAVTAQIFTEEAGLHLQRTSPTVSGVFIRGLVGNKVNAFIDGVRYSNAAQRGGVSSFFNLIDVSNLQATEVLRGPNSAQYGSDALGGSIQYLTRTPALTETPQSESRLSLFGNTADASFGSSLTTGYSTRHFGLLANFAGHRVNNLRTGHERDSHNAVTRFFNLSSDLVIDDRIPDTAFTQYGGMLKMNFSPTTKDQFITSYIRSQIDGGKRWDQLLGGDGNLIADLRNFMLDLFYVRYNRMNFGWFDSFSAGYSFNSQREERVNQGGNGNRNASINHEYERTNVHGLQAFANKQIGSRNNFLLGGEFYSEGINAPSFGVNPVTQVSTLRRGRVPDDAEFKSGGVYAQDVFDVISSKLRLIGSVRYSRYAYDSRAANSPVVNGRRLWPDDSFDIDAVTFRAGAVISPVEGLNFVFNIARGLRAPHITDLGTLGLTGDGFEIAAPDVAGLGGFVGTSAASSAVSSGLPVEQLKPESNLTYDFGARYRNQRFDTDFAFFINDISDNIQKQALILPQGAVGLRLGDQTITQQLANGTVFVPVASATPVLVRANFDDVRLYGFEHTLEVKLAAHWSASTAFTYIHAEDKRSGLPPNIEGGTPPADFYLKLRYAPSGSKFWFEPYVHAVDRQTRLSSLDLGDRRTGAGRSRSSIANFFNNGARARGLVNAGPDGIAGNADDRLNATGETLAQIQNRVLGVGVNSSSLYTAIPGYITFNARGGFRIAERHEVMIDFENIGDRNYRGISSGLDAPGRGVYLRYSTRF